The Phragmites australis chromosome 15, lpPhrAust1.1, whole genome shotgun sequence genome window below encodes:
- the LOC133892058 gene encoding probable cellulose synthase A catalytic subunit 5 [UDP-forming], with translation MEASAGLVAGSHNRNELVVIRRDGDPGPKPLRQQNGQVCQICGDDVGLTPAGEPFVACNECAFPVCRDCYAYERREGTQNCPQCKTRYKRLKGCARVPGDEEEDNVDDLENEFDWKDRHDSQYVVESMLHGHMSYGRGADLDGVPHPFQPNPNVPLLTNGQMVDDIPPEQHTLVPSFIGGGGKRIHPLPYADPNLPVQPRSMDPSKDLAAYGYGSVAWKERMESWKQKQERLHQMRNDGGGDDSDDANLPLMDESRQPLSRKIPIPSSQINPYRMIIIIRLVVLGFFFHYRVMHPVHDAFALWLISVICEIWFAMSWILDQFPKWFPIERETYLDRLTLRFDKEGQPSQLAPIDFFVSTVDPLKEPPLVTANTVLSILAVDYPIDKVSCYVSDDGAAMLTFEALSETSEFAKKWVPFSKRYNIEPRAPEWYFQQNIDYLKDKVAANFVRERRAMKREYEEFKVRINALVAKAQKVPEEGWTMQDGTPWPGNNVRDHPGMIQVFLGQSGGHDVEGNELPRLVYVSREKRPGYNHHKKAGAMNALVRVSAVLTNAPYMLNLDCDHYINNSKAIKEAMCFMMDPLLGKKVCYVQFPQRFDGIDRHDRYANRNVVFFDINMKGLDGIQGPIYVGTGCVFRRQALYGYDAPKSKKPPSRTCNCWPKWCFCCCCFGNRKHKKKTTKPKTEKKKRLFFKKEENQSPAYALGEIDEGVPGAENEKAGIVNQQKLEKKFGQSSVFVTSTLLENGGTLKSASPASLLKEAIHVISCGYEDKTDWGKEIGWIYGSVTEDILTGFKMHCHGWRSIYCIPKRVAFKGSAPLNLSDRLHQVLRWALGSIEIFFSNHCPLWYGYGGGLKCLERFSYINSIVYPWTSIPLLAYCTLPAICLLTGKFITPELNNVASLWFMSLFICIFATSILEMRWSGVGIDDWWRNEQFWVIGGVSSHLFAVFQGLLKVIAGVDTSFTVTSKGGDDEEFSELYTFKWTTLLIPPTTLLLLNFIGVVAGISNAINNGYESWGPLFGKLFFAFWVIVHLYPFLKGLVGRQNRTPTIVIVWSILLASIFSLLWVRIDPFLAKNDGPLLEECGLDCN, from the exons ATGGAGGCGAGCGCCGGGCTGGTCGCCGGCTCCCACAACCGCAACGAGCTCGTCGTCATCCGCCGCGACGGCGATCCCGGG CCGAAGCCGCTGCGGCAGCAGAACGGGCAGGTGTGCCAGATTTGCGGCGACGACGTCGGCCTGACCCCCGCCGGGGAGCCCTTCGTGGCGTGCAACGAGTGCGCCTTCCCCGTCTGTCGCGACTGCTACGCGTACGAGCGCCGCGAGGGCACGCAGAACTGCCCCCAGTGCAAGACCCGCTACAAGCGCCTCAAGG GTTGCGCGCGCGTGCcaggggatgaggaggaggacaacgTCGACGACCTGGAGAACGAGTTCGACTGGAAGGACAGGCACGACTCCCAGTATGTCGTCGAGTCCATGCTCCATGGCCACATGAGCTACGGCCGCGGAGCCGACCTTGATGGCGTTCCGCATCCTTTCCAGCCGAACCCCAATGTTCCCCTCCTCACCAACGGGCAGATG GTTGATGACATCCCGCCAGAGCAGCACACGCTTGTGCCATCTTTCATTGGTGGCGGAGGGAAGAGAATCCACCCACTTCCGTATGCGGATCCCAACTTACCTG TGCAACCGAGGTCTATGGACCCTTCCAAGGATCTTGCTGCTTATGGGTATGGTAGCGTCGCGTGGAAGGAGAGGATGGAGAGCTGGAAGCAGAAGCAGGAGAGGCTTCACCAAATGAGGAATGACGGTGGTGGTGATGATAGCGATGATGCTAATCTTCCACT AATGGATGAATCTAGACAACCATTGTCCAGAAAGATTCCAATTCCATCAAGCCAGATCAATCCATATAGAATGATTATCATTATTCGACTTGTGGTTTTGGGGTTCTTCTTCCATTATCGAGTGATGCATCCGGTGCATGATGCATTTGCTTTGTGGCTCATATCTGTAATCTGTGAAATATGGTTTGCCATGTCTTGGATCCTTGATCAATTCCCAAAGTGGTTCCCTATTGAGAGAGAGACTTACCTAGACCGGTTGACACTGAG GTTTGACAAGGAAGGCCAGCCTTCTCAACTTGCTCCAATTGACTTCTTTGTCAGTACGGTTGATCCCTTAAAGGAACCTCCTTTAGTCACAGCAAATACTGTTCTTTCTATCCTTGCGGTAGATTATCCAATTGATAAGGTTTCTTGCTATGTTTCTGATGATGGTGCTGCAATGCTAACATTTGAAGCATTGTCTGAAACATCTGAATTTGCAAAGAAATGGGTTCCTTTCAGCAAAAGGTACAATATTGAACCTCGTGCTCCAGAGTGGTACTTTCAACAGAACATAGACTACTTGAAAGATAAAGTGGCGGCGAACTTTGTTAGGGAGAGGAGAGCAATGAAG AGAGAGTATGAGGAGTTCAAGGTCAGAATCAATGCCTTGGTTGCTAAAGCCCAGAAAGTTCCTGAAGAAGGATGGACAATGCAAGATGGAACACCCTGGCCTGGAAACAACGTTCGTGATCATCCTGGAATGATTCAG GTCTTCCTTGGCCAAAGTGGTGGCCATGATGTTGAGGGAAATGAGCTGCCACGATTGGTTTATGTTTCAAGAGAAAAACGGCCGGGCTATAACCATCACAAGAAAGCTGGTGCTATGAATGCATTG GTCCGGGTCTCTGCTGTACTAACTAATGCTCCATATATGTTGAACTTGGATTGTGATCACTACATCAACAACAGCAAGGCTATAAAGGAAGCAATGTGTTTTATGATGGATCCTTTGCTAGGAAAGAAAGTTTGCTACGTGCAATTCCCTCAAAGATTTGATGGGATTGATCGTCATGACCGATATGCTAACAGGAATGTCGTATTTTTCGAT ATCAACATGAAAGGTTTGGATGGTATTCAAGGTCCCATCTATGTTGGTACTGGGTGTGTCTTTAGAAGACAGGCGCTATATGGTTATGATGCCCCCAAATCAAAGAAGCCACCATCAAGGACTTGCAACTGCTGGCCCAAGTggtgcttctgctgctgctgttttGGTAATAggaagcacaagaagaagactACAAAACCTAaaacagagaagaaaaaaagattgtTTTTCAAGAAAGAGGAAAATCAATCCCCTGCATATGCTCTTGGTGAAATTGATGAAGGTGTTCCAG GTGCTGAAAATGAAAAGGCTGGTATTGTAAATCAACAAAAGTTAGAAAAGAAATTTGGCCAGTCTTCTGTTTTTGTTACATCCACACTTCTGGAGAATGGTGGGACCCTGAAGAGTGCTAGTCCAGCTTCTCTTCTAAAAGAAGCTATACATGTCATTAGTTGTGGTTATGAAGACAAGACAGACTGGGGAAAAGAG attggCTGGATCTATGGATCAGTTACAGAAGATATTCTTACTGGCTTCAAGATGCACTGTCATGGTTGGCGGTCAATTTACTGCATACCTAAACGGGTTGCATTCAAAGGTTCTGCACCTCTGAATCTTTCAGATCGTCTTCACCAGGTTCTTCGGTGGGCTCTTGGGTCTATTGAAATTTTCTTCAGCAATCATTGCCCTCTTTGGTATGGGTATGGTGGTGGTCTGAAATGTTTGGAAAGATTTTCCTACATTAACTCCATTGTATATCCTTGGACGTCTATTCCCCTCTTGGCTTACTGTACATTGCCTGCCATCTGTTTGTTGACGGGAAAATTTATCACTCCAGAG TTAAACAATGTTGCCAGCCTCTGGTTCATGTCACTTTTTATCTGCATTTTTGCTACAAGCATCCTAGAAATGAGATGGAGTGGTGTAGGTATTGATGATTGGTGGAGGAATGAGCAATTTTGGGTCATTGGAGGTGTGTCCTCGCACCTGTTTGCTGTGTTCCAAGGACTTCTCAAGGTCATAGCTGGTGTAGATACAAGCTTCACTGTGACATCAAAGGGTGGAGATGATGAAGAGTTCTCAGAGCTGTATACATTCAAATGGACTACCTTATTGATACCTCCCACCACTCTGCTCCTATTGAACTTCATTGGTGTGGTTGCTGGCATTTCCAATGCAATCAATAACGGATATGAGTCATGGGGGCCCCTCTTTGGGAAACTCTTCTTTGCATTTTGGGTGATTGTTCATCTGTATCCGTTCCTCAAAGGTTTGGTTGGAAGGCAAAACAGGACGCCAACAATTGTCATTGTCTGGTCCATTCTTCTGGCTTCAATCTTCTCACTCCTCTGGGTCCGGATTGATCCTTTCCTAGCGAAGAATGATGGTCCTCTTTTGGAGGAGTGTGGTTTGGATTGCAACTAG